One region of Vitis vinifera cultivar Pinot Noir 40024 chromosome 1, ASM3070453v1 genomic DNA includes:
- the LOC132253783 gene encoding hyphally regulated cell wall protein 3-like — translation MVTVTITMTITVTVTVTVTITVKITVLRKVTIMVTVMIMEMVTVKITVMVRVTMMVMVTNGNSNGDCNFNSNGNGDGTGNDNNDDNDNGDSNGDVDDNSDDNGDSNSNNDDNDKGDDKYHDNGNGDGEGNSNGHSHNNGNANGDNDNNNNSDSNDDIDYNSDDNGDNNSYNDGNSKGDDNCHDGSNGDGEGNGNGNGHGHDHGNGNDVANIDDNGDCDGNSDDYDDDDGNYDGDSNGHCIGNSHTNDESNGNGDGDNNDEGNGIANGNGNGNSNGNCNDNDNGDGNDKGDGKGNDDSNNDIDINSDGNGDSNDIGDYDGDGDVTLTITVMVMQMVTVMVTVMVTITIVVTIMATVTVTIRVTIIVMITIMVTMKVAVTVTITITITVTIALTITVTMMLMVMISMTMTVTVMVMVTISVRVIVMMRVTVTVMVTVTNMIIVK, via the exons atggtaacggtgacgattACGATGAcaataacggtaacggtgacggtaactgTCACGATAACGGTGAAGATAACGGTATTGCGGAAGGTAACAATAATGGTAACAGTAATGATAATGGAAATGGTGACGGTAAagataacggtgatggtaagggtaacgatgatggtaatggtgac taacggtaacagtaatggtgatTGTAACTTtaacagtaacggtaatggtgatggaaCCGGTAACGATAACAACGACGATAACGACaatggtgacagtaacggtGATGTTGATGATAATAGTGACGATAATGGTGATAGTAATAGTAACAATGACGATAACGATAAGGGTGATGATAAGTATCAtgataatggtaacggtgacggtgaaGGTAATAGTAACGGTCACAGTCACAATAATGGTAATGCTAATGGTGACAATGACAATAACAACAACAGTGACAGTAACGATGATATTGACTATAACAGTGATGATAATGGTGACAATAACAGTTACAATGATGGTAACAGTAAGGGTGACGATAATTGTCATGATGGcagtaacggtgacggtgaaggtaacggtaatggtaacggtcaTGGTCACGATCACGGCAACGGTAACGATGTCGCTAACATTGACGATAATGGTGATTGTGATGGTAATAGTGATGATTACGATGACGATGATGGTAACTATGACGGTGATAGTAACGGTCACTGTATCGGTAATAGTCATACTAATGATGAgagtaatggtaatggtgacggtgacaATAATGATGAAGGTAATGGTATCGCgaacggtaatggtaatggtaacagtaatggtaactGTAATGataacgataacggtgacggtaacgataAAGGTGATGGTAAGGGTAACGATGATAGTAACAATGACATTGATATTAAtagtgacggtaatggtgataGTAACGATATTGGTGACtatgatggtgatggtgatg tTACTTTAACGATAACAGTAATGGTGATGCAAATGGTAACGGTcatggtaacggtaatggtgacgataacgATAGTAGTGACGATAATGGCAACAGTGACGGTAACGATAAGGGTGACGATAATTGTCATGATCACGATAATGGTGACGATGAAGGTAGCAGTAACGGTCACAATCACGataacgataacggtgacgATAGCATTGACGATAACAGTGACTATGATGCTAATGGTAATGATATCGATGacgatgacggtaacggtgatggtaatggtcACTATATCGGTAAGAGTCATAGTAATGATGagagtaacggtaacggtgatggtgacggtaacAAACATGATAATTGTGAAATAA